The DNA window TCGCCCAGTCCCAGGACGAGATCGTGGGATTGAAGGCGCAGCAGACCGCGAAGGCCCGCGAGGCGGATCTGATCGTGGCCGAGCTGAAGGGCGTTCGTGATCTCTACGACCGGAACCTGGTCCCGATCACGCGCCTGAATGCGCTCGAGCGCGACGCCGCCAGCATCGAGGGCCAGCGCGGCCAGCTCATCGCGGCGGTCGCCCAGGCCGAGAGCCGCATCGCCGAGACCCAGTTCCAGATCATCCAGATCGACGAGCAGATGCGCGCCGAGGCCATGCAGGAGCTCCGCGAGATCCAGGGCAAGATCGCCGAGTACACCGAGCGGCGCGTGGCCGCCGAGGATCAGCTGAAGCGCATCGACATCCGCGCGCCCAGTGACGGCTTTGTCCACCAGCTCAACATCCACACGATCGGCGGCGTGATCTCGCCGGCCGAGCCGGTGATGAACATCGTGCCGGTGAACGACAAGCTCGAGCTCGAGGCCAAGGTGCTGCCCAATGAGATCGACCAAGTGAAGATCGGCCAGAAGGCGACCGTGAAGGTTCATGCCTCCAACGCCCGCATGGTCCCGGACCTGCACGGGGCGGTCCAGCGGATCTCGGCCGACGTGTCCCGCGATCAGCAGACCGGCGCGACCTTCTACACGATCCGGATCGAGCTGCCGCAGGACGAGGTCAAGAAGCTCGAGAACATCCATCTCATCGCCGGCATGCAGGCGGAGGTCTTCGTCGAGGTGAACCAGCGCACCCCGTTCGAATATTTCTTCAAGCCGATGCAGGAGCAGATCGCCCGCGCGTTCCGCGAGCACTGATCCCGCCTGTCCTGAAACGCCGATAGACCGCGGCCGGTGGCGACAGCACCGGCCGCGGTTTGCGTTTGAAGCATGGCTCGACGACCGTTCCTGTTCCGCTCAAGCCTGGAAAGTTCCGCCTTCAAGCCCATAACAGGGGCGAAGGCCGCGCACGCCTGCGGTCTTCCATCGAA is part of the Microvirga terrae genome and encodes:
- a CDS encoding HlyD family type I secretion periplasmic adaptor subunit, coding for MLVVQAPKKPSVHQRILRQSTIGGVAMIALFGGTIGLWAATSTLSGAVVAGGQFVVDTSVKKVQHSTGGIVGELKVKEGDRVAQGDLLIRLDETMTRANLQVVAKQLDEYLGRQARLEAERDGATEVKTPEEFANRFNDPAVQKIMSSERTLFTARGASRDAQKDQLRKRIAQSQDEIVGLKAQQTAKAREADLIVAELKGVRDLYDRNLVPITRLNALERDAASIEGQRGQLIAAVAQAESRIAETQFQIIQIDEQMRAEAMQELREIQGKIAEYTERRVAAEDQLKRIDIRAPSDGFVHQLNIHTIGGVISPAEPVMNIVPVNDKLELEAKVLPNEIDQVKIGQKATVKVHASNARMVPDLHGAVQRISADVSRDQQTGATFYTIRIELPQDEVKKLENIHLIAGMQAEVFVEVNQRTPFEYFFKPMQEQIARAFREH